Part of the Micropterus dolomieu isolate WLL.071019.BEF.003 ecotype Adirondacks linkage group LG22, ASM2129224v1, whole genome shotgun sequence genome is shown below.
GAGAGAGGATAGAGTCCCTCGGCACTGATCAGTCGAACCCGTAGTCTTTGGTTATCTGGGCAGTACTCTGCTGAGAGTCTCAAGCTGCCATCTTTTCCTATGGGTACCATTCTTTCCTTCATCACCCTTTCTCTGTGAAGAGTCAAGTCCATGGGGAAGATGGTGGGCGGTGCCAGGCTGTAGGTGCTGGGTAGGCCCTCAACTAACCCCTCTGATGCCCTCCTCATGACACTGGGGCTATTGTCTGTGGAGCTACCTTCATCTGTGGACAGGGAATTGTTTCTGGACAGCATTGCCTTCCTCATGTTCCTTGACAACAGCAGTTCATGGCTCAGTGCTTTGAAGAGGGAAGACTTGGCAGGGCACCTGGTCAGCAGTGGCGAGCTGAAAGGAGAGGATTCAGTAGAGGAAGTTGTTTCGCTGTCCAGAGTAGCCTGCCAGTTCAGAGTGTATCCTCTTGGAGAAAGCCTGGAGGTTAGGGTATTGAAACTGAatggggaaggagaggaggagggcgTGGTGGAAGGGGAGACTTTAGAGCACGTGCTAGATCGATTCCTTGGCAGCAGCAGGGGAGAGGAGCCAGGATCAGAGTGGAAGAGCGACTCCTTCCTCCTGGTGTGGGGGCTCTCCAGTAAGGTGCAAAAGCCATAGCAGGTCTGAGCTTTGGCCAGGTGTGGAAGGGACAAGGCAGCCTGGCTCTGGGGATCTGCATTGGTGGTCTCCTCATCACTGCAGCCATCGTAGGAGCTCTCATCCACACTTTCCACCTGGATAATGTGAGGGTTGATGGACATGGACTCTTGGCATGTCACCTCTATTTCAGGGCTAGCCCTCTCACAGGGAGACACCTTGATAATGCGAGTAGCTCGGCTCTGCTCCGAATTCTTCATCTCCAGCAGGGATGGGATTGTTGGGGGGATGCAGAACTCTGGGATGTTGTCAGGGGTGATGACATTAGGGCAGAGGGAAATCATTTTGGGTTTGTCACCTTTTTCTCCAAACATGATGTCGCCAATCTTAAAGCTGAGTTTTGCTGATGGGATAGGCAGGTTAGATCTCTCTACTGACCCACGCATCTTCTCCACCACCCACATGGGTCCTCTGGTAGAAATCTGCTTTTAAGTTGCTGCGTTGTATTCTGAaattaaacacagacaaaaaaaagtctatAAAAGAAAATCTTAGAATATAGAATATCAACTGTATCAAATGTTAACTTTGTAGGACATTATTATTACCTTATATTCTGACGATATGTCCACAAGGTTGTCCTGAACAGGATGGGCTGATAGCTCCAGCTAAAAGTTCAGGCTGTTGTGAGAAATCCACAAAGCTCTCTTGACAGAAGATGGAAGTTATGTCTTGTCAAGACCAGCACATCTATGACTGTTAAAGAGATGAAGACAGTTTAAATGAAGCAGCAAACCAGTGAATCTAACACACACCCCCTGTGCTGCTCGAACAGgatcctccctctctccctggcAATTTGGTTCCCATGGAAATATCCTAATCACAACAGGGCTCAGTTGCCCCTGTAGTAGCCCATTGTTCTGTTTAGCAAGATTAGCTTACTACTTTGAGTGAACAACTACTTTTAAGCAAATGGCAGGCTTTTAATTCAcgtgtttgtttttccattttttttttaattagatgGTGTATATGACCTTGTTCTGTGAACGGAAACGAGGTGATCTGATAAGATAATACTCAGTGTATCTTTTAGTGGCAAAAGTTCAAGGGATAAAGCTAGCCTAGCTTTACTGAGTTTAGGAGACCTATGGGTCAGtcagttttaaatgtgtttgaaaaTAATGGTTAATAACTTGCTACCAAATTCCTTCTAGTAATTAATGAAATTCTTTTCTCTGAACTATCTGGCATTagtatattttatgtattttatgtatttatgcatATGTTAGTACTTAGTACTTCATCGACACTGATcacaataatattttaaagaaatacatacacatgtttcAGTCATTACATATATGtacatgtataatatatatgtgtgtgtgtgtgtgtgtgtgtgtgtgtgtgtgtgtgtatgtgtgtggtggcagATCATAATGTGGTTT
Proteins encoded:
- the c2cd4a gene encoding C2 calcium-dependent domain-containing protein 4A → MWVVEKMRGSVERSNLPIPSAKLSFKIGDIMFGEKGDKPKMISLCPNVITPDNIPEFCIPPTIPSLLEMKNSEQSRATRIIKVSPCERASPEIEVTCQESMSINPHIIQVESVDESSYDGCSDEETTNADPQSQAALSLPHLAKAQTCYGFCTLLESPHTRRKESLFHSDPGSSPLLLPRNRSSTCSKVSPSTTPSSSPSPFSFNTLTSRLSPRGYTLNWQATLDSETTSSTESSPFSSPLLTRCPAKSSLFKALSHELLLSRNMRKAMLSRNNSLSTDEGSSTDNSPSVMRRASEGLVEGLPSTYSLAPPTIFPMDLTLHRERVMKERMVPIGKDGSLRLSAEYCPDNQRLRVRLISAEGLYPLSVDSKIINCSVSLSLVPGKIQKQRSTVIRKSRNPIFNEDFFFDSMSEDDLSQRSLRFKVVNKMSTLKRDYLLGDCDLPLSSIVTL